In Fodinibius saliphilus, a genomic segment contains:
- the nuoL gene encoding NADH-quinone oxidoreductase subunit L, translated as MFTQLPLVILVLPLLGFILLIFFGKRLPRKGDWLASGFLITAFVLSLTLLISKLTAHQEESFIQTYEWLVIGSQSINFGIAIDNLAAVMLVVVTLVSSLVHLFSIGYMKGDPRYSRYYGYLGLFSFSMLGIVLTSNLLFMYIFWELVGISSYLLIGFWYEKKSASKAANKAFIVNRVGDFGMFLGIMILFVNFATFSFQEIFGLIEAGQLPYGSTGWLTASGLLIFCGAIGKSAQFPLQVWLPDAMEGPTPVSALIHAATMVAAGVYLVARIFPMLTADALLVIAYIGAITAFIAASIALTQYDIKRVLAFSTISQLGYMILALGVGAYTAGFMHLVTHAAFKAGLFLGAGSVIFAMHKVLHDQNDHHTDAQDVRNMGGLKSRMPITYYTFLIFTLAISGIPLTSGFLSKDEILAGTLAYSTLNGHWLLPILGFVVAGMTAFYMFRLLILTFHGKPSDEKRISKIKESSLVMTIPLVVLATVSTFVFYSFNPFGAADGWFYQTIERPLSMVPEMLQPAAAVVFNDAVHHIHGTAMVLSILFALGGIALAFGMYYWKKIKPESLVEKAKAAYKFSFNGWYFDELYDRVFVSGLFLLTRISKWFDENIIDAIVNGSAWVTRGISNMSGLFDDNIVDGLVNATAASADRAGSMLSKIQTGKIQTYLVYVIFSFLVLFILFI; from the coding sequence ATGTTTACTCAACTACCTCTTGTAATACTGGTTCTGCCCCTGCTGGGTTTCATTCTGCTCATATTTTTCGGCAAACGCTTGCCTAGAAAAGGAGACTGGCTCGCTTCCGGCTTTCTGATAACGGCTTTTGTACTTTCTCTTACTCTTTTGATATCAAAACTTACCGCCCATCAGGAAGAATCGTTTATTCAAACATATGAATGGCTGGTAATCGGCTCCCAATCCATAAATTTCGGGATAGCCATCGATAATCTGGCGGCCGTAATGCTGGTTGTGGTAACGCTTGTCAGTTCGCTCGTGCACCTTTTCTCCATCGGCTATATGAAAGGTGATCCCCGGTATTCTCGCTATTATGGTTATCTGGGGCTGTTCTCCTTCTCGATGCTTGGCATCGTTCTTACCAGCAATCTACTGTTCATGTATATCTTCTGGGAGCTCGTAGGTATTAGCTCCTATCTGCTTATTGGTTTCTGGTACGAAAAGAAATCGGCTTCCAAAGCTGCAAACAAAGCGTTTATCGTAAACCGTGTGGGTGATTTCGGGATGTTTCTCGGAATTATGATTCTATTTGTAAACTTTGCCACATTCTCTTTCCAAGAAATTTTCGGCTTGATTGAAGCAGGACAACTCCCCTATGGTAGCACGGGATGGCTGACCGCTTCCGGACTGCTCATTTTCTGTGGCGCCATCGGTAAATCTGCACAGTTTCCCTTGCAGGTCTGGCTGCCCGATGCCATGGAAGGTCCTACACCGGTTAGTGCCCTGATCCACGCGGCAACAATGGTTGCGGCCGGTGTCTATCTTGTTGCCCGCATCTTTCCCATGCTTACGGCAGATGCCCTGCTCGTAATTGCCTACATCGGTGCAATAACAGCATTTATAGCAGCATCTATCGCACTTACGCAGTACGACATCAAACGTGTTCTTGCGTTCTCCACCATCAGTCAGCTGGGATATATGATTCTGGCCCTTGGCGTCGGCGCTTATACAGCCGGATTCATGCATCTGGTTACGCACGCCGCCTTTAAAGCTGGCCTCTTTCTTGGAGCGGGCAGCGTGATTTTTGCCATGCACAAGGTTCTGCACGACCAGAATGATCATCATACCGATGCACAGGATGTGCGAAATATGGGTGGACTCAAATCAAGGATGCCCATCACCTATTATACATTCCTGATATTCACTCTCGCAATATCGGGCATCCCACTTACTTCAGGATTTTTAAGCAAAGATGAGATTCTTGCAGGTACACTCGCATACAGCACGTTGAACGGTCACTGGCTGCTGCCCATACTAGGATTTGTTGTAGCCGGAATGACGGCCTTCTATATGTTCCGTCTGTTGATTCTCACCTTCCACGGCAAGCCATCGGATGAGAAGCGCATATCCAAGATCAAGGAATCTTCCCTAGTAATGACAATTCCGCTTGTTGTGCTTGCTACTGTTTCAACGTTTGTATTCTACAGTTTTAATCCATTCGGAGCAGCAGACGGCTGGTTTTACCAAACTATCGAACGCCCTCTGAGCATGGTTCCTGAAATGCTGCAACCTGCTGCAGCTGTAGTATTCAATGATGCAGTACATCATATACATGGAACCGCGATGGTACTCTCCATTCTCTTTGCATTGGGAGGTATAGCGCTTGCTTTTGGTATGTATTACTGGAAAAAAATCAAACCGGAAAGCCTGGTCGAAAAAGCGAAGGCGGCATATAAATTTTCTTTCAACGGCTGGTATTTCGATGAATTGTATGACCGCGTTTTTGTAAGCGGACTGTTTCTGCTAACCCGAATATCAAAATGGTTTGACGAGAATATCATTGACGCTATAGTGAACGGTTCGGCCTGGGTTACCCGAGGCATATCAAACATGAGCGGACTGTTTGACGATAACATCGTAGACGGACTTGTAAACGCTACCGCCGCATCGGCAGATCGCGCCGGAAGCATGCTAAGTAAAATACAGACCGGTAAGATTCAAACATACCTGGTCTACGTGATATTCAGTTTCCTTGTACTCTTTATCCTTTTTATCTAA
- the nuoK gene encoding NADH-quinone oxidoreductase subunit NuoK: protein MELMIMQWLAEPGLVHFLVVSALLLSLGIMAVLTRRNVIMVLMGVELILNSANINLIAFSRYTSLSLEGQMIGLFVIIIAAAEAAVALAIVLNMYNRFNTVNLDEIDSLKG, encoded by the coding sequence ATGGAACTGATGATAATGCAATGGCTTGCGGAACCGGGGCTGGTTCACTTTTTAGTGGTAAGTGCCTTGCTACTTTCCCTTGGAATTATGGCAGTGCTTACCAGAAGAAATGTAATTATGGTACTGATGGGCGTGGAACTGATTCTTAACTCAGCTAATATCAACCTAATCGCATTTAGCCGCTACACCTCGCTATCTCTCGAGGGACAGATGATCGGTCTTTTTGTGATCATTATTGCTGCCGCAGAAGCTGCCGTTGCGTTGGCAATCGTATTAAATATGTATAACAGGTTTAATACAGTTAACCTCGATGAAATTGATTCTCTAAAAGGGTAA
- a CDS encoding NADH-quinone oxidoreductase subunit J family protein, which produces MDLTAIVFYLFAIVTVGAAGIMVFSKNIVHSAFALMFSLAGVAVLYVLLYADFIAATQLLVYVGGILILILFGMMLTEQGFTQEFKAVTVNILPASLLAAVAAVLLVYSYVTTSWQMITPEERSETVYDLGILLMSDYILPFIIAGVLLLIAIIGAILMSTRLTAIKNQEQ; this is translated from the coding sequence ATGGACCTAACTGCTATAGTTTTTTATCTATTTGCGATTGTAACCGTGGGAGCCGCGGGTATTATGGTATTCTCCAAGAATATCGTGCATTCTGCCTTCGCACTAATGTTTTCTCTGGCCGGTGTCGCTGTACTTTATGTATTGCTTTATGCAGATTTTATCGCCGCCACGCAGCTTCTCGTATATGTAGGCGGCATCCTCATTCTCATTCTTTTCGGGATGATGCTCACCGAACAGGGCTTTACCCAGGAATTCAAAGCCGTCACGGTAAATATATTGCCTGCATCCCTACTTGCAGCGGTTGCGGCGGTATTACTTGTCTACTCTTATGTCACAACATCTTGGCAGATGATTACACCGGAAGAACGTAGTGAAACGGTATACGATCTCGGCATACTGCTCATGAGCGACTACATTCTGCCATTTATTATTGCAGGTGTGCTGCTCCTCATCGCCATTATAGGGGCCATTCTTATGTCTACCCGATTAACAGCAATTAAAAACCAAGAACAGTAG
- a CDS encoding NuoI/complex I 23 kDa subunit family protein yields the protein MVHVLKKSWTTFKTIFTGMGVTMRHLFKPAVTLRYPEERDELPAGARSKLYVNIGDCIGCKLCERACPVNCIEIETVQATKDVDLGKTSTGNPKRFFLTDFVIDMSKCMYCDMCVPPCPTECIKMVPEYEYSDYDRNNLLFQFSEMSENEVTEVKEKAAKEKEEKRKKKKEAAKKKKAKKSAKASKSKQNKSED from the coding sequence ATGGTACATGTTCTAAAAAAAAGCTGGACGACCTTCAAAACTATTTTTACGGGGATGGGAGTGACCATGCGTCACCTTTTTAAACCGGCCGTAACCTTGCGATATCCGGAAGAGCGGGATGAGCTTCCTGCTGGAGCAAGAAGCAAGCTATATGTAAATATTGGCGACTGCATTGGCTGTAAACTATGTGAAAGAGCCTGCCCGGTTAACTGTATCGAAATAGAAACAGTTCAGGCCACAAAAGATGTAGATCTGGGAAAAACCTCTACCGGTAATCCCAAGAGATTCTTTCTTACCGATTTTGTTATTGACATGTCTAAATGCATGTACTGCGACATGTGTGTGCCTCCCTGCCCTACGGAATGTATCAAAATGGTACCGGAATATGAATATTCCGACTATGATCGAAACAATCTCCTATTTCAATTTAGCGAAATGAGTGAGAACGAAGTAACTGAAGTGAAGGAAAAAGCTGCCAAAGAGAAAGAAGAAAAACGTAAAAAAAAGAAAGAAGCAGCCAAGAAGAAAAAAGCGAAAAAGTCTGCCAAAGCTTCAAAATCCAAACAGAATAAATCAGAAGATTAA
- the nuoH gene encoding NADH-quinone oxidoreductase subunit NuoH, with protein MLSLLEQIIPSSTVALIIFATLPLALIAVYALFAIWLERKVSAHIQDRLGPMRVGGWHGWAQTIADMLKLIQKEDIIPTNASRFLFKMAPFVLFAASYAAFSVIPFSSAYIGSSINIGVFYLLAVTSLLTLSVLMGSWASNNKWSLLGGMRTAAQMVSYEVPTIMSVLSVLVVAGSLNLMTVTEMQAGNDVMGFLPNWLIFQNPFLLVAFVIFFISIVAESHRVPFDLPESESELVAGFQTEYSGMRWGIFMLAEYADMLLLSLLGAVLFFGGWASPFGEFLSGPIWGFIWIMLKGMLFVFVMMWMRWTLPRYRVDQLMEICWSFLIPISFVNFVLIALWEMIF; from the coding sequence ATGTTGAGTTTACTTGAACAAATCATCCCTTCATCCACGGTGGCACTGATCATATTCGCCACCCTACCTCTTGCATTAATTGCAGTCTATGCTCTGTTCGCCATTTGGCTTGAGCGTAAAGTTTCCGCCCATATCCAGGATCGACTCGGCCCCATGCGAGTCGGTGGCTGGCACGGGTGGGCACAAACTATTGCTGACATGCTCAAATTGATACAGAAAGAAGATATTATTCCGACCAATGCCAGTCGGTTTTTGTTTAAAATGGCGCCTTTCGTGCTTTTTGCAGCCTCATATGCCGCTTTTTCGGTTATCCCCTTTAGCAGCGCATACATAGGCAGCTCAATTAATATCGGTGTTTTCTATCTACTGGCTGTAACCTCATTACTTACGCTAAGCGTTTTAATGGGATCATGGGCATCCAACAACAAATGGTCTCTGCTTGGCGGGATGCGTACCGCAGCTCAGATGGTGAGCTATGAAGTACCTACAATTATGTCTGTTCTTTCTGTTCTTGTAGTCGCTGGGTCCCTGAATTTGATGACAGTAACTGAAATGCAGGCCGGAAATGATGTTATGGGCTTTCTACCCAACTGGCTAATCTTTCAGAACCCGTTCCTCTTAGTCGCATTTGTGATCTTCTTTATTTCGATTGTAGCCGAATCGCACCGGGTGCCTTTTGACCTCCCGGAATCCGAATCGGAACTGGTGGCCGGATTCCAGACGGAATATTCTGGCATGCGCTGGGGAATCTTTATGCTCGCAGAATATGCAGACATGCTTCTACTCTCTCTACTTGGAGCGGTACTATTTTTCGGTGGATGGGCAAGCCCGTTTGGCGAATTCCTTTCCGGCCCCATCTGGGGATTCATCTGGATAATGCTCAAGGGTATGTTGTTTGTTTTTGTGATGATGTGGATGCGGTGGACATTACCACGTTACCGCGTTGATCAACTTATGGAGATTTGCTGGAGCTTTTTGATCCCGATCTCTTTCGTAAACTTTGTGCTAATTGCACTGTGGGAAATGATCTTTTAA
- a CDS encoding NADH-quinone oxidoreductase subunit D produces MARITSPQPAELQKKTMTINMGPQHPSTHGVLRIEVTVDGEVVKKAKPDIGYLHRCFEKYAESLGDFAKVVPYTDRIDYVSALHQEMGYVIAVEKLLEIEVPERVEYMRVILAELQRIASHLLGIGTFGLDLGAFTPFLYCFIEREKILRILEKVSGARLLYNYICVGGLMRDIPEDFKSDTWEFINGFRPKIKELNDLLTTNSIFIERTANIGVLPAEVALNYSASGPMLRGSGVSWDIRKNDSYSIYDRFDFDIPVGKGEVGTVGDCWDRYIVRVREMEESLKIIEQALDQMPDEGDVQEAVPRRIRSKEGEIYVRTETPRGELGYYIISEKSGPYRIKARTPSFVNLSILPAISKGALVADLVAIVGSIDIVLGGVDR; encoded by the coding sequence ATGGCAAGAATAACGTCACCCCAACCGGCCGAATTGCAAAAAAAGACGATGACCATCAACATGGGACCTCAGCATCCGTCCACACACGGAGTGCTACGAATCGAAGTAACAGTTGATGGAGAGGTAGTAAAGAAGGCTAAACCTGATATCGGTTATCTGCATCGCTGTTTTGAAAAATATGCAGAATCTCTGGGGGATTTTGCCAAAGTGGTGCCTTATACCGACCGAATCGATTACGTTTCCGCCCTGCATCAGGAAATGGGCTACGTAATAGCGGTGGAAAAACTGCTGGAAATTGAAGTCCCAGAACGCGTGGAATATATGCGTGTAATTCTTGCAGAGCTTCAGCGAATTGCGAGTCACTTGCTGGGTATCGGAACATTCGGGCTTGATCTCGGCGCCTTTACTCCTTTCCTATACTGCTTTATCGAACGGGAAAAGATACTACGAATCCTGGAGAAAGTGAGTGGAGCCAGACTGCTTTATAATTACATATGCGTTGGCGGTTTGATGCGCGACATTCCCGAAGATTTCAAAAGTGATACCTGGGAATTCATAAACGGATTTCGCCCGAAGATCAAGGAATTGAACGACCTTCTTACCACTAACAGTATCTTCATCGAACGAACGGCCAATATTGGAGTACTGCCCGCCGAAGTTGCTCTGAATTATAGCGCTTCAGGCCCAATGCTTCGAGGATCGGGTGTTTCCTGGGATATTCGCAAAAACGACTCCTATTCCATTTACGATCGCTTTGATTTTGACATTCCGGTTGGTAAAGGGGAAGTGGGAACTGTTGGGGATTGCTGGGACCGATATATCGTCCGGGTCCGCGAAATGGAAGAAAGCCTCAAAATTATAGAACAGGCACTGGACCAGATGCCTGACGAAGGTGACGTTCAAGAGGCCGTACCACGAAGAATTCGCTCAAAAGAGGGCGAAATCTATGTACGTACTGAAACGCCCCGTGGCGAACTGGGCTATTATATCATCAGTGAAAAGTCCGGCCCCTATCGCATTAAGGCACGAACACCAAGTTTCGTGAACCTTAGTATTCTGCCCGCCATATCTAAAGGAGCTCTTGTAGCCGACTTGGTAGCAATTGTGGGTAGTATTGACATTGTACTGGGAGGAGTTGACCGATAA
- a CDS encoding NADH-quinone oxidoreductase subunit C: MMMTTEEITKYLNQRFEGKIEFIEAEVGESWITVSPSILRELAKTLRDDEKLRFNNLMCLSGVHYQKENELGVTYHLDSTIHRHKLVMKVRVPEEKPVVPSVESLWKTANWHEREAYDLIGVTFRGHPDLRRILTPQDWEGHPLRKDYEQQETYHNVTTGI, translated from the coding sequence ATGATGATGACGACTGAAGAAATTACAAAATATCTAAATCAGCGATTCGAAGGCAAAATAGAATTTATCGAAGCCGAGGTGGGCGAATCATGGATAACGGTCTCCCCTTCAATTCTCCGGGAACTCGCAAAGACCCTTAGAGATGATGAGAAGCTCCGCTTCAATAATCTAATGTGCCTAAGTGGAGTCCACTACCAGAAAGAAAATGAACTGGGAGTAACCTATCACTTAGATTCTACCATTCACAGGCATAAGCTGGTAATGAAAGTCCGTGTGCCCGAAGAAAAACCTGTGGTTCCATCCGTAGAATCTCTCTGGAAAACAGCCAACTGGCATGAACGCGAGGCCTACGATTTGATAGGTGTAACATTTCGGGGACATCCCGATCTACGACGCATTCTTACGCCTCAAGACTGGGAAGGCCATCCGTTGCGAAAAGATTATGAGCAGCAGGAAACATATCACAATGTAACAACAGGAATTTAA
- a CDS encoding NADH-quinone oxidoreductase subunit B yields the protein MGLLDKKYHDSNIIIVSLESALNWARKSSLWYEQFGLACCAIEMMATAASDYDFDRFGVIPRSSPRQADVMIVAGTVTMKMASRIERLYEQMSEPRYVISMGSCSNSGGPYWEHGYHVLKGVDKVIPVDVYVPGCPPRPEALLEGFLKLQDRITNESIIEPKVSEESEKKTTGKEPVGAE from the coding sequence ATGGGACTGCTAGACAAAAAATATCACGACAGCAATATCATTATCGTATCATTGGAAAGTGCCTTGAATTGGGCGAGAAAATCCTCGCTCTGGTATGAACAGTTTGGGCTTGCCTGTTGCGCCATTGAGATGATGGCTACGGCCGCCTCGGATTACGATTTCGACCGCTTCGGGGTCATCCCTCGCTCCTCTCCCAGGCAAGCTGACGTAATGATCGTTGCCGGTACCGTAACTATGAAAATGGCTTCCCGAATCGAACGCCTGTATGAGCAGATGTCGGAGCCAAGATATGTAATTAGTATGGGTTCTTGCTCAAACAGCGGTGGGCCTTACTGGGAGCATGGGTATCATGTACTCAAAGGGGTTGATAAGGTAATACCCGTTGATGTGTATGTGCCGGGCTGTCCTCCCAGACCGGAAGCTTTGCTCGAAGGATTCTTGAAGCTTCAAGACCGAATCACAAACGAAAGCATTATCGAACCGAAAGTTTCGGAAGAGTCCGAAAAGAAAACCACTGGAAAAGAACCGGTAGGGGCCGAATAA
- a CDS encoding NADH-quinone oxidoreductase subunit A, whose amino-acid sequence MIAEFGNVFLFLLLGVLFVAVSLTAAKLLRPNRPNAEKLATYECGETPFGSARVQFNNRFYIIGLMFLIFEVEILLLFPWVMVFQEIGWFAFFAMLVFVFLIFIGFAYELGKGHLQWDIPKPLVPRYVEGVGVVEEEPEEESLVEPVMETELKP is encoded by the coding sequence ATGATCGCTGAATTTGGCAATGTATTCCTCTTTCTATTACTGGGGGTTCTATTTGTGGCTGTAAGCCTTACAGCAGCCAAGCTTTTGCGCCCCAATCGTCCAAATGCGGAAAAGCTTGCTACCTATGAATGTGGTGAAACACCCTTTGGATCTGCCCGCGTGCAGTTTAACAACCGGTTTTACATTATCGGGTTGATGTTTCTCATCTTCGAAGTAGAAATTCTTTTGCTATTCCCTTGGGTAATGGTATTCCAGGAAATCGGTTGGTTTGCATTTTTTGCCATGCTCGTTTTTGTGTTTCTCATCTTTATTGGATTTGCCTACGAACTAGGCAAGGGCCATTTACAGTGGGATATCCCCAAACCCCTAGTTCCACGATATGTAGAGGGAGTGGGTGTTGTGGAGGAAGAACCTGAGGAAGAATCACTGGTAGAGCCGGTAATGGAAACAGAATTGAAGCCTTAA
- a CDS encoding citrate synthase, translated as MSEEKKVTLDFDGETHQLPLVVGSENEKAIDISSLRGDTGYITLDTGFKNTGSTKSAITYLDGENGILRYRGYPIEQLAEQSTFLEVAYLLIYDELPTKEELNDFISKITQHTLIHEDMKKFYEGYPSKAHPMGVLASMISALSTFYPESQKSELNPKEVELTIIRLIAKISTIAAWSYKKSMGFPIMYPQNKLSYTANFLHMMFAQPTENFEVNPVVANALDTLLILHADHEQNCSASTVRMAGSSHASLYAAISAGVCALWGPLHGGANQQVIEMLKQIHEADESVEKMVEKAKDKSSDFRLMGFGHRVYKNFDPRAKIIKKVCDEVLDELGIDDPLLDIAKSLEEVALSDSYFVDRKLYPNVDFYSGILYRAMNIPTEMFTVMFALGRLPGWIAQWKEMRDNKDPISRPRQIYVGPNERNYIDIKNR; from the coding sequence ATGTCCGAAGAAAAAAAAGTTACGCTCGATTTTGATGGAGAAACCCATCAATTGCCACTTGTAGTTGGATCGGAAAATGAAAAAGCGATCGATATCTCCAGCCTAAGAGGAGATACCGGCTATATAACACTGGATACCGGCTTTAAAAATACCGGATCAACAAAAAGTGCCATAACATACCTTGATGGTGAAAACGGAATATTGCGCTATCGTGGCTACCCTATCGAACAGCTGGCCGAACAGTCTACCTTTCTGGAAGTAGCCTATCTTTTAATCTATGATGAGCTCCCTACTAAGGAAGAGCTGAATGATTTCATTTCTAAGATAACCCAGCATACGCTCATTCATGAGGACATGAAGAAATTTTATGAGGGATATCCCTCCAAAGCCCACCCAATGGGCGTACTTGCTTCCATGATAAGCGCACTCTCTACTTTCTATCCGGAATCCCAAAAGTCCGAATTAAATCCCAAGGAAGTTGAACTTACGATTATCCGACTTATTGCCAAGATATCAACAATTGCGGCCTGGTCGTATAAGAAATCGATGGGCTTCCCTATCATGTATCCGCAAAACAAACTTAGCTATACAGCTAACTTCCTGCATATGATGTTTGCGCAGCCTACGGAAAACTTTGAAGTAAATCCGGTAGTAGCCAATGCGCTGGATACGTTGCTAATACTACACGCCGATCATGAGCAAAACTGCTCTGCTTCTACTGTTCGGATGGCGGGTTCTTCTCATGCGAGTCTGTATGCTGCTATTTCTGCAGGTGTTTGCGCCCTTTGGGGACCCCTCCATGGAGGAGCCAACCAGCAGGTTATCGAAATGCTGAAGCAAATTCACGAAGCTGACGAAAGCGTTGAAAAGATGGTCGAAAAGGCCAAAGACAAAAGCAGTGATTTCCGCCTGATGGGATTTGGTCACCGCGTCTACAAGAATTTCGACCCCAGAGCCAAAATTATTAAAAAAGTATGTGATGAAGTGCTTGACGAGCTCGGAATTGATGATCCCCTGCTCGATATTGCTAAATCTCTTGAGGAGGTTGCCTTGTCCGACAGTTACTTTGTAGATCGTAAATTGTATCCCAATGTAGACTTCTACTCGGGAATACTTTACAGAGCCATGAACATCCCTACTGAGATGTTTACTGTGATGTTCGCTCTCGGAAGATTGCCGGGATGGATTGCTCAGTGGAAAGAGATGCGAGACAATAAGGATCCTATTTCTCGTCCACGACAAATTTATGTGGGTCCTAACGAACGGAATTATATTGATATTAAAAACCGGTAG